A section of the Candidatus Neomarinimicrobiota bacterium genome encodes:
- a CDS encoding NAD(P)/FAD-dependent oxidoreductase, whose protein sequence is MTKIWERYSPKLAEDKFDAIIIGSGMGGLSTAAFLSKAGKKVLVLERHFKVGGWTHTFQRGKYEWDVGIHYIGAVGRKSAFLRRLFDEVTEERLEWAPMPDNYDRMIFPDKSYNFVAGKDRFIDQMVEYFPNERKAIEKYLDLVKQCTRASAKFFMNRAMPKMISDLTYGPMSRSFLKMSDKTTWDVLSSLTDNQELIGVLTGQYGDYGLTPKQSSFAINAIVANHYLYGGYYPVGGSRMIAENIAPVIQRSGGKIVVNATVDEILIHKNKAVGVKLENGDELMAPLVVSSAGVGITFGKLAKGVASYEKKLEQVEPSCAHVCLYIGMNETAENMGLEATNLWVYPGYDHDANVENYLNDPSKSFPMVYMSFASAKDPTWTEKHGQTATMEAITLAPYEMFSKWEKTSWKKRGDDYDALKDHLTKRLMNYVYANVPQVEGYVDHVELSTPLTTRDFLGYDKGEIYGVNHTPSRFRQKWLRPHTPVKQLYLTGQDIVTDGVGGALMSGVVTSSAILKKNVMKNVLSG, encoded by the coding sequence ATGACTAAAATCTGGGAAAGATATTCACCTAAACTTGCTGAAGACAAGTTCGATGCCATTATTATCGGGTCTGGAATGGGTGGGCTTTCTACGGCAGCCTTTCTCTCCAAAGCAGGTAAGAAGGTTCTTGTCCTGGAACGTCATTTCAAGGTAGGAGGTTGGACACACACATTTCAAAGAGGTAAATATGAATGGGATGTTGGTATACACTATATCGGCGCTGTCGGTAGGAAAAGTGCCTTCCTGCGCAGGTTGTTTGATGAGGTCACAGAAGAAAGGCTAGAGTGGGCGCCTATGCCGGACAACTACGATAGAATGATATTCCCGGATAAATCCTACAATTTTGTAGCTGGGAAGGACCGTTTCATTGATCAGATGGTTGAATATTTTCCAAATGAGAGAAAAGCCATTGAGAAATACCTGGATCTGGTAAAGCAGTGTACCAGAGCTTCCGCCAAATTCTTTATGAATCGTGCAATGCCCAAAATGATTTCTGACCTGACCTACGGCCCCATGTCCCGCTCTTTTCTGAAGATGTCTGATAAGACCACCTGGGATGTACTCAGCTCTCTAACTGACAATCAGGAACTGATCGGTGTGCTCACGGGACAATATGGTGACTACGGCCTGACGCCTAAACAAAGCTCATTTGCTATCAACGCGATAGTGGCTAACCACTATCTTTACGGCGGCTATTACCCTGTGGGTGGCTCCCGGATGATAGCTGAAAACATTGCGCCTGTGATTCAGCGGTCAGGAGGGAAAATTGTTGTGAATGCAACAGTGGATGAGATACTGATCCATAAAAACAAGGCTGTTGGAGTAAAACTTGAAAATGGCGACGAGCTGATGGCACCACTTGTAGTGAGTAGTGCAGGAGTTGGTATCACATTTGGGAAATTGGCGAAAGGGGTAGCATCTTACGAAAAGAAGCTGGAACAGGTAGAGCCTTCATGTGCCCACGTGTGTTTGTATATCGGGATGAATGAAACAGCTGAGAACATGGGGCTGGAAGCGACCAACCTCTGGGTCTATCCCGGATATGACCACGACGCCAATGTGGAGAATTACCTGAATGATCCTTCAAAATCCTTTCCAATGGTCTACATGTCTTTTGCATCTGCCAAAGATCCCACTTGGACAGAGAAACATGGTCAGACAGCCACCATGGAAGCTATCACACTGGCGCCATATGAGATGTTTTCAAAGTGGGAGAAGACCTCATGGAAAAAGCGTGGCGACGATTATGATGCTCTTAAGGATCACCTCACCAAACGTCTCATGAATTATGTCTATGCAAATGTGCCTCAAGTTGAAGGGTATGTGGATCATGTGGAGCTGTCCACACCTTTAACTACACGGGATTTCCTCGGTTACGACAAAGGAGAGATCTACGGAGTAAATCATACGCCCAGCAGGTTCCGCCAAAAATGGTTACGGCCCCATACTCCTGTCAAACAGCTTTACCTCACAGGCCAGGATATTGTCACTGATGGTGTAGGGGGGGCACTCATGTCCGGTGTCGTCACTTCTTCGGCCATTCTCAAGAAGAATGTTATGAAAAATGTTTTGTCCGGTTGA
- a CDS encoding ribonuclease Z, which produces MKLTILGSGVLIPFPGRGNSGYFLQSGEQNILIDGGSGTIRRVSDYGLDYRSIDTIFYTHMHPDHTFDLIPLLFAWKHDPLVDKPRTLKIVCPKGFIGYFNKLMDIYGEWVMDENVSIKLKEVERQEVTLGNLTVTCGRTEHTDHSVTYRFIEEGGSSLFYSGDTDVCDELIESGRGAHTVLLECSFPDEMKREGHLTPSECGQIASDMGCNRLLLTHSYPEVLQTDILSVVKTKFEGEAILAVDGMK; this is translated from the coding sequence ATGAAGCTGACCATCCTCGGCTCCGGTGTCCTGATTCCATTTCCTGGCCGGGGAAACAGCGGCTATTTTCTTCAGTCCGGCGAACAAAATATCCTTATTGATGGTGGATCTGGGACAATACGGCGTGTGAGCGATTATGGGCTGGATTACCGTTCCATAGACACCATTTTCTATACACATATGCACCCAGATCATACATTTGACTTGATTCCGCTTCTATTTGCCTGGAAGCATGACCCTCTTGTAGACAAACCCAGGACCCTAAAGATTGTTTGTCCAAAGGGATTTATTGGCTATTTCAACAAGCTTATGGATATTTACGGCGAATGGGTGATGGATGAGAATGTTTCAATTAAATTGAAAGAAGTAGAAAGACAAGAAGTGACTCTTGGGAATCTAACCGTTACCTGCGGCAGGACTGAGCATACTGACCACAGCGTCACTTATCGATTTATTGAGGAGGGGGGAAGTTCACTGTTCTATTCGGGCGATACAGATGTATGTGATGAACTAATTGAGAGTGGGAGAGGGGCCCATACAGTCCTTCTGGAGTGCTCATTTCCTGACGAAATGAAAAGGGAAGGTCATTTAACGCCATCTGAATGTGGGCAAATTGCCTCAGATATGGGATGTAACCGTCTTTTGTTGACACATTCTTACCCAGAAGTACTTCAGACCGATATACTCTCCGTTGTAAAGACAAAGTTTGAGGGTGAAGCAATACTGGCCGTCGATGGGATGAAA